A stretch of the Ochrobactrum sp. BTU1 genome encodes the following:
- a CDS encoding acetyltransferase, whose product MIHIRKSKPADAPALTAIWRASVLATHDFLSREDFAEIEKLVGEQYLPNVEVDVIEDDGKPVGFMGMTDNNIDSLFISPDQRGKGIGKHMIAHAKKRGTLTVDVNEQNTQGVGFYRHVGFVETGRSETDDQGRPYPLLHLKLEA is encoded by the coding sequence ATGATCCATATCCGAAAATCTAAACCGGCGGATGCCCCCGCCCTCACTGCCATCTGGCGCGCAAGCGTGCTGGCAACGCATGACTTTCTAAGCCGCGAAGATTTCGCTGAAATCGAAAAGCTGGTCGGTGAGCAATATCTGCCGAATGTGGAAGTCGATGTCATTGAGGATGACGGCAAGCCGGTCGGCTTCATGGGCATGACCGATAACAATATCGACAGCCTGTTCATTTCGCCTGATCAACGCGGCAAGGGTATTGGCAAACATATGATTGCGCACGCGAAAAAGCGGGGCACTCTGACCGTGGATGTGAATGAGCAGAACACGCAAGGCGTGGGCTTTTATCGCCATGTCGGTTTTGTCGAGACAGGTCGCTCGGAAACCGATGATCAGGGACGCCCTTATCCGCTGCTGCATCTCAAGCTTGAGGCTTAA